A single Blastopirellula retiformator DNA region contains:
- a CDS encoding hydrolase, protein MTNILPETDGGLLTADNCALVFIDHQPQMAFGVANQIDRQQLINNVLLLAKGAKEFGVPTILTTVETESFSGPMWPQLLDVFPDQEPIERTGMNSWDTAEFRDAIKATGKKNIIMSGLWTEVCITWPTLNMINEGYNIYVVEDACGGTSQAAHDAALSRMVQAGAVRTTTIGTVLEFQRDWANRDHYDALMQLFRDHGGAYGIGIEYCYTMVHKAPSARKVTG, encoded by the coding sequence ATGACCAATATATTGCCCGAGACAGACGGTGGTCTGCTGACTGCGGACAACTGCGCGCTCGTTTTCATTGACCATCAACCACAGATGGCATTTGGAGTCGCCAATCAGATTGACCGGCAGCAATTAATCAACAACGTGCTGCTGCTCGCCAAAGGCGCCAAAGAATTTGGCGTACCAACCATTCTAACGACCGTCGAAACCGAGTCCTTCAGCGGACCCATGTGGCCCCAACTACTCGATGTATTCCCGGATCAAGAGCCGATTGAGCGAACCGGAATGAACTCGTGGGACACCGCCGAGTTCCGCGATGCAATCAAAGCAACGGGTAAGAAGAACATCATCATGTCGGGGCTGTGGACCGAAGTCTGCATTACGTGGCCGACGTTGAACATGATCAACGAAGGCTACAACATCTACGTGGTGGAGGACGCATGTGGCGGCACTTCCCAGGCTGCCCATGATGCAGCATTGTCACGGATGGTTCAGGCGGGTGCCGTACGCACGACGACGATTGGTACTGTGCTTGAATTCCAACGGGATTGGGCGAATCGTGATCATTACGACGCATTGATGCAGTTGTTCCGTGACCATGGCGGAGCGTACGGCATTGGCATCGAGTATTGCTACACCATGGTGCACAAGGCTCCTTCGGCTCGCAAGGTAACAGGTTAG
- a CDS encoding antibiotic biosynthesis monooxygenase — protein METQPVHVAVTRIVRDGSEAEFERLLKQFISRSLDVPGSSGVLVLRPPADSEAKEYGLMRSFEDEDAAAAFYDSKLFAQWLASIEPLVVGEPVRRRLSGLEAFFRGGTSMPPRWKMAIVTFLGVLPAVLVWSNVLGPLMADLHWLVGAIATNIAVVATLTWGVMPILTKLFHHWLHPTE, from the coding sequence TTGGAAACCCAGCCAGTCCATGTTGCAGTCACTCGCATCGTTCGCGATGGCTCCGAAGCGGAGTTTGAAAGACTTCTGAAGCAATTCATCAGTCGTTCACTCGACGTTCCTGGGTCGTCGGGAGTCCTTGTGCTTCGTCCGCCGGCCGATTCCGAGGCAAAGGAATATGGCTTGATGCGATCATTTGAGGACGAAGATGCGGCAGCCGCGTTTTACGACTCGAAGCTCTTCGCACAGTGGCTTGCGAGTATCGAACCGTTGGTTGTGGGCGAACCAGTTCGTCGAAGACTCTCCGGGCTGGAGGCCTTTTTTCGTGGCGGCACATCCATGCCACCACGTTGGAAGATGGCCATTGTGACGTTTCTTGGCGTGCTCCCGGCAGTCTTGGTGTGGTCCAACGTACTTGGACCGTTAATGGCCGACCTGCATTGGCTCGTTGGTGCCATCGCGACCAACATCGCTGTCGTTGCAACGCTGACCTGGGGCGTTATGCCGATTCTCACGAAGCTTTTTCACCACTGGCTTCATCCAACTGAGTGA
- a CDS encoding amidohydrolase, with product MQTPDTILFNGKVTTQDPTKPEVSSVGISGGKVIAIGTDDEILKLTNSSTRKIDLENRRAVPGLNDSHLHVIRAGLFSNLELRWDGVPTIAQALRQLKEQAQRTPPPQWVRVIGGWNEFQFAEGRMPTFKEINDAAPDTPVFILHLYDSAMLNKAAIRALGMDENTPNPPGGLVVKDSRGKPTGMLIAEPNALILYSTIANAPKLSTEDQLNSSRHFMRELNRFGVTSVSDAGGGGQNYPDDYSVVQQLEKNGHLTLRIAYSLFAQKPGEELNDYTRWLGLTHPGDGTELLRVNGAGENLVWSAADFENFLQPRPDLRPVMESELEAIILKLAEAKWPWRIHATYNETIERFLKIFERVHREHPIDNLGWFIDHAETVSTKSLERIQKLGGGVAIQHRMAYQGEYFIRRYGIEEVKRHPPIREMLKMGLPVGAGTDGTRVASYHPWTCLWWLVTGQTVGGTKLHGVEDCLTREEALRLYTQGSAWFSGESDHKGTLSVGQLADVAVLSDDYFAVEADDIRNIESVLTVLGGKVVYGTGKYAKLAPELPPVSPDWSPVTHYGGYDNSGPAVPMHTHTPIMSADGRAWETGCGCGV from the coding sequence ATGCAAACTCCCGATACGATTTTGTTCAATGGCAAAGTAACGACTCAAGATCCAACCAAGCCCGAAGTCTCCTCAGTTGGGATCTCCGGCGGGAAGGTCATTGCGATTGGCACGGATGATGAGATCCTAAAGCTGACAAATTCATCAACTCGGAAGATCGATTTAGAGAATCGCAGAGCCGTTCCAGGCCTAAACGACTCACATTTGCACGTCATACGTGCTGGATTGTTTTCAAATCTTGAGTTGCGTTGGGATGGTGTGCCCACAATTGCACAGGCGTTGCGACAACTGAAAGAGCAGGCGCAGAGAACACCACCACCACAGTGGGTTCGCGTCATCGGAGGCTGGAATGAGTTCCAGTTCGCCGAAGGTAGGATGCCAACTTTCAAGGAGATTAATGATGCGGCGCCCGACACTCCCGTGTTTATTTTGCATCTGTATGATTCGGCGATGCTGAACAAGGCTGCGATTCGCGCGCTTGGCATGGATGAAAACACGCCCAACCCTCCTGGCGGTTTGGTGGTGAAGGACAGTCGTGGTAAACCAACGGGAATGTTGATTGCAGAACCGAATGCATTGATCCTTTACTCAACGATTGCCAACGCCCCCAAGCTTTCTACGGAGGACCAACTGAATTCCTCGCGTCACTTCATGCGGGAACTGAATCGCTTCGGAGTAACCAGTGTCTCGGATGCGGGAGGAGGAGGGCAGAACTACCCCGACGACTACTCCGTTGTTCAGCAATTGGAGAAGAACGGGCACCTCACACTACGTATTGCCTATAGCCTGTTTGCCCAGAAGCCCGGTGAAGAACTGAACGACTACACGCGTTGGCTTGGGTTGACGCATCCCGGTGACGGAACGGAATTGCTGCGTGTCAACGGAGCGGGCGAAAACTTGGTTTGGAGTGCGGCTGATTTCGAGAACTTCTTGCAACCGCGGCCAGATCTGCGCCCCGTGATGGAGTCTGAGCTTGAAGCGATCATCTTGAAACTAGCTGAGGCAAAATGGCCCTGGCGGATTCACGCGACCTACAACGAAACCATTGAGCGTTTTCTCAAAATTTTCGAGCGCGTCCATCGGGAACATCCGATTGACAACTTGGGTTGGTTCATCGACCACGCTGAGACGGTTTCCACGAAGAGCCTAGAACGCATTCAGAAGCTTGGTGGCGGGGTAGCAATCCAGCATCGCATGGCTTACCAAGGTGAATACTTTATCCGTCGCTATGGCATCGAAGAAGTTAAACGACATCCACCCATTCGCGAAATGCTGAAGATGGGGCTACCTGTCGGCGCGGGCACCGATGGAACCCGCGTCGCCAGTTATCATCCGTGGACTTGCCTATGGTGGTTGGTTACCGGACAGACCGTCGGCGGCACTAAGCTACACGGCGTTGAAGATTGCCTGACTAGAGAGGAAGCTCTTCGGCTGTACACGCAGGGCAGCGCTTGGTTCAGTGGTGAATCAGATCACAAGGGCACCTTGTCGGTTGGTCAACTTGCGGACGTTGCAGTTCTTTCAGACGACTACTTCGCTGTGGAGGCAGACGATATCCGAAACATCGAAAGCGTTCTGACAGTGCTCGGTGGTAAGGTTGTCTACGGCACCGGCAAGTATGCCAAGCTGGCCCCTGAGCTTCCGCCTGTTAGTCCCGATTGGTCCCCCGTGACACACTACGGCGGGTACGACAATTCTGGTCCTGCCGTCCCGATGCATACTCACACTCCAATTATGTCGGCAGACGGTAGAGCATGGGAAACCGGCTGTGGTTGTGGGGTCTAG
- a CDS encoding transposase gives MPRQKRADEAGAIYHTLNRGNARQALFRKPEDYDAFLRTLGQGLERYPVELFSFTLMPNHWHLVLRPAEDGMMGRLLRWVTATHTQRYHAHYHTAGEGHLYQSRFKSFPIADDDHFLTVCRYVERNPLRANLVKRAEDWRYGSLFRWSQKSDREPKLLSAWPIARSPKWIERVNQPLSEKELAALRQCVSRGRPFGNEKWTEKIARKSGLEYTLRSRGRPRKTSD, from the coding sequence ATGCCTCGCCAAAAGCGCGCCGATGAAGCCGGCGCCATCTATCATACGCTGAATCGCGGTAACGCCCGGCAGGCTCTTTTTCGCAAACCGGAAGACTACGACGCGTTTCTCCGCACGCTCGGCCAGGGGCTTGAGCGCTATCCGGTCGAGCTTTTCTCTTTCACGCTGATGCCCAATCATTGGCACCTCGTGCTTCGCCCAGCCGAAGACGGCATGATGGGGCGATTGTTGCGCTGGGTGACCGCCACGCACACGCAGCGGTACCACGCCCACTATCACACCGCGGGCGAAGGGCATTTGTACCAGTCGCGGTTCAAGAGCTTTCCGATCGCCGACGACGATCACTTTCTGACGGTTTGTCGCTACGTCGAACGAAACCCGCTGCGGGCGAACCTGGTGAAGCGGGCCGAAGATTGGCGGTACGGTTCGCTGTTTCGCTGGTCGCAAAAATCGGATCGCGAACCGAAACTGCTCTCGGCCTGGCCGATCGCCCGGTCGCCAAAATGGATTGAACGGGTCAATCAGCCGCTGAGCGAAAAAGAGCTGGCGGCGCTCCGCCAATGCGTTAGCCGCGGCCGCCCGTTCGGCAATGAGAAATGGACGGAAAAGATCGCACGAAAAAGCGGGCTAGAGTACACTCTGCGCAGCCGCGGCCGGCCGCGGAAGACATCGGATTGA
- a CDS encoding RHS repeat-associated core domain-containing protein, with amino-acid sequence MIKEAIYDDQGNIVKVIEYNFGHDEISQTVTEYTGGVPVTPTTHIFGHDGHSSVKVLYDAAAAIAQVYTYEAYGQMLAIRNAIAGVVGTTEAAALTTLLYSGEQFDSRIGQQYLRARYYDPNSGRFNRLDPFAGNSQDPQSFHKYLYTHGNPVMGADPSGLSLTSLALGAQRYMSLQAARAQSAFAAGGTILGRYWQAVGRHTERFAQNVISMFRFEAVLRNQRVGRNLIDFILRRGDRIMQLEIKYSIPQKFGSSFTRLVNQITSMSNANGGNITVWSMRAPSVSTLNRLQRTLGDDLFNRVQFADGINGLYQVLRLYFGM; translated from the coding sequence GTGATCAAGGAGGCCATCTACGACGACCAGGGCAACATCGTCAAGGTAATCGAATACAACTTCGGCCACGATGAAATCAGCCAAACCGTCACCGAGTACACCGGCGGTGTCCCTGTCACGCCAACGACCCACATCTTCGGCCACGACGGGCATAGCAGCGTAAAAGTCCTCTACGATGCAGCCGCCGCGATTGCCCAGGTCTACACCTACGAAGCCTACGGCCAGATGCTGGCGATTCGCAACGCGATCGCTGGGGTAGTAGGAACCACCGAAGCCGCCGCCCTCACCACGCTGCTCTACAGTGGCGAACAATTCGATTCTCGGATCGGCCAGCAGTATTTGCGGGCTCGGTATTACGATCCGAACTCGGGGCGGTTTAATCGATTGGATCCGTTTGCGGGGAATTCCCAGGATCCGCAGAGTTTCCATAAGTATTTGTATACGCATGGGAACCCGGTAATGGGGGCGGATCCTAGCGGGTTATCCCTTACTTCTTTGGCGTTGGGAGCCCAAAGATATATGTCACTTCAAGCGGCACGGGCACAATCCGCGTTTGCTGCAGGGGGAACAATATTAGGCCGATACTGGCAGGCGGTTGGAAGGCACACAGAACGTTTTGCACAAAACGTGATTTCTATGTTCCGTTTTGAGGCAGTCCTACGAAATCAAAGGGTCGGTAGAAATCTAATCGACTTCATCCTAAGAAGAGGAGATCGAATTATGCAACTTGAAATAAAATACTCGATCCCCCAGAAATTTGGAAGTTCATTCACTCGGCTCGTAAATCAAATCACTTCAATGTCGAATGCGAATGGCGGCAACATAACGGTATGGAGTATGCGTGCTCCCTCTGTTTCAACTCTCAATCGACTGCAAAGGACACTAGGCGACGATCTCTTCAATAGAGTACAATTTGCCGACGGGATTAATGGGCTTTATCAAGTGTTGCGGTTGTATTTCGGAATGTGA